A stretch of Lentibacillus sp. JNUCC-1 DNA encodes these proteins:
- a CDS encoding acyl-CoA mutase large subunit family protein, with protein sequence MNQNEPRHSKGEQEWKRSAKKAIERFPERKETFETSSSINVNRLYYPEPTEEYMKKMGFPGQYPYTRGIQPTMYRSRFWTMRQYAGFGSAAETNKRFRYLLDQGQTGLSVAFDLPTQIGYDSDDPMAEGEVGKVGVAIDTLEDMEVLLNGIPLDQVSTSMTINAPASVLLCMYIAVGEKQGVPLEKLTGTIQNDILKEYIARGTYIFPPKPSMRLITDIFAFCHENVPKFNTISISGYHIREAGSTAIQEAAFTIANGMAYVDHALEAGLDIDAFAPRLAFFFNAHNNFFEEIAKFRAARRVWAKIMKEHYGAKNAKSWKMRFHTQTGGSTLTAQQPDNNVVRVTMQALAAVLGGTQSLHTNSRDEALSLPTEESARIALRTQQIIAHESGVGDTVDPLGGSYYVEALTDEIEQGINQYLERINDLGGAVQAVEEGFMQREIHQTAYETQKQIEKEEHIIVGLNAFELEEEVNPDLMKVDAELEQAQIHETQKIRENRDQSQVDQALNALKTAAESDHTNLMPYILEAVKAYATVGEICNVLREKFGEYIG encoded by the coding sequence ATGAATCAAAATGAACCCCGTCATTCAAAAGGGGAACAAGAGTGGAAACGCTCTGCAAAAAAAGCCATTGAACGTTTCCCGGAGAGAAAGGAAACATTCGAAACTTCATCATCGATAAACGTTAACCGACTTTATTACCCAGAACCAACAGAAGAATACATGAAAAAAATGGGTTTTCCCGGTCAGTATCCGTATACACGGGGCATTCAACCAACCATGTATCGAAGTCGTTTTTGGACAATGCGGCAATATGCAGGGTTTGGATCTGCGGCGGAAACGAACAAACGGTTTCGTTATCTTCTGGATCAAGGTCAGACAGGGCTGTCCGTTGCTTTTGATTTGCCCACACAAATCGGGTATGATTCCGACGACCCTATGGCTGAGGGTGAGGTGGGAAAGGTCGGGGTAGCCATCGACACGCTGGAAGATATGGAGGTATTGCTTAACGGGATTCCACTGGATCAAGTAAGCACATCCATGACCATTAATGCACCTGCCTCTGTGTTATTGTGCATGTATATTGCGGTGGGCGAGAAGCAGGGCGTCCCCCTTGAAAAACTGACAGGAACCATCCAAAACGATATTTTGAAAGAGTATATTGCACGGGGTACATATATTTTTCCACCAAAGCCCTCCATGCGTCTCATTACGGATATATTTGCGTTCTGTCACGAAAATGTGCCAAAGTTTAATACCATCAGTATCTCTGGCTATCATATTAGAGAAGCCGGTTCAACAGCCATACAAGAGGCTGCATTTACAATTGCTAATGGTATGGCCTATGTAGATCATGCACTGGAGGCCGGTTTAGATATTGATGCCTTCGCACCGAGGCTGGCCTTTTTCTTTAATGCCCACAACAACTTTTTTGAAGAAATAGCGAAATTCCGGGCGGCAAGACGCGTATGGGCGAAAATCATGAAAGAACATTACGGTGCTAAAAATGCAAAAAGCTGGAAAATGCGCTTTCACACCCAGACAGGTGGTTCAACATTGACAGCCCAGCAGCCGGATAATAATGTCGTGCGTGTGACAATGCAGGCACTGGCAGCCGTCTTGGGTGGAACCCAAAGCTTGCATACAAACTCCAGGGACGAGGCCCTCTCACTTCCGACAGAAGAGTCGGCAAGAATCGCTTTGAGGACCCAGCAGATTATTGCACATGAAAGCGGTGTCGGGGATACGGTAGACCCGCTTGGCGGATCTTATTATGTTGAGGCATTAACAGATGAAATTGAACAGGGAATCAATCAATATCTGGAACGCATCAATGATCTTGGAGGCGCGGTGCAGGCTGTTGAGGAAGGATTTATGCAACGTGAAATTCACCAAACAGCGTATGAGACTCAAAAACAGATTGAAAAAGAAGAACATATTATTGTCGGACTCAATGCATTTGAACTTGAGGAAGAAGTAAATCCGGATCTGATGAAAGTGGATGCAGAACTGGAACAAGCTCAAATACATGAAACGCAAAAAATAAGAGAAAATCGTGATCAGTCTCAGGTCGACCAGGCATTAAATGCTTTAAAAACGGCGGCGGAGTCAGATCACACAAATTTAATGCCATATATTCTTGAAGCAGTAAAAGCCTATGCAACGGTGGGAGAGATTTGTAACGTCCTTCGTGAGAAATTTGGAGAATACATTGGCTAA
- the mce gene encoding methylmalonyl-CoA epimerase, whose protein sequence is MANVRVLIAKPGLDGHDRGALVISQALRDRGMEVIYTGLRQSPVQIALAAIQEDVDVVGLSSLSGAHNTLFPKIIDELEKRGAKDIPVIGGGVIPAEDIPYLLESGIKKVFTSGASTDALANYIEELVGEKPAHTPPKKIAHIGIAVENIDTALPFYTDTLGLELERIESVQSEQVKVAFINIGESRLELLEPLDQSSPIQTFLDKKGEGIHHIALEVDDIEGRLSQLKDRGIPLINETAKAGAHNSQIAFIHPKASGRVLFELCEPSEEEES, encoded by the coding sequence ATGGCAAATGTTAGAGTACTCATCGCAAAACCAGGTCTAGACGGGCATGACCGCGGGGCGCTTGTAATTTCACAGGCGCTACGAGACAGAGGAATGGAAGTCATCTATACCGGCTTGCGGCAATCACCTGTCCAAATTGCCCTTGCCGCCATTCAGGAAGATGTTGATGTAGTTGGTCTATCTTCCTTATCAGGGGCCCACAACACATTATTTCCCAAAATTATTGATGAATTGGAAAAGCGGGGCGCAAAGGATATCCCGGTGATAGGCGGTGGTGTAATACCGGCAGAAGATATTCCTTATTTACTTGAAAGTGGTATTAAAAAAGTCTTTACCAGTGGCGCGTCCACTGATGCTCTTGCCAATTATATAGAGGAACTTGTCGGTGAGAAACCTGCCCACACACCTCCTAAAAAAATCGCCCACATCGGCATAGCTGTTGAAAACATTGACACGGCACTGCCGTTCTATACCGACACGCTTGGACTGGAATTGGAAAGAATCGAAAGCGTTCAATCGGAACAAGTCAAAGTAGCTTTTATTAACATTGGGGAGTCACGCCTTGAATTGCTTGAGCCTTTAGATCAATCCTCCCCTATTCAGACCTTTCTTGACAAGAAGGGGGAAGGGATTCATCACATTGCTCTTGAAGTGGATGATATTGAAGGGCGGCTTTCACAGCTTAAAGATCGAGGAATTCCGTTGATTAATGAAACGGCCAAGGCTGGCGCCCATAACAGTCAAATCGCTTTTATCCATCCTAAAGCCTCGGGAAGGGTTTTATTTGAACTGTGTGAACCGAGTGAGGAGGAAGAGAGCTAA
- a CDS encoding acyl-CoA carboxylase subunit beta, whose translation MDIFDKINELYDKRRQVELGGGDERIDKQHAKGKWTARERIDYLLDEGTFVELNPFIEHRGSDFGMDNNHAKGEGVVTGYGKISGRAVYLFAQDFTVYGGALGEMHGKKIAAVMDLAAKNGVPFIGLNDSGGARIQEGVSSLDGYGHVFYRNSIYSGVIPQISVIMGPSAGGAVYSPAITDFVIMVEETSQMFITGPKVIQTVTGEDISSEDLGGAHIHNTKSGNAHFKAKDEEEALDAVKRLLSYLPDNHREKPELQAVADHDNYRPDLTDIVPFEATRPYDVKQVIAQVVDDDSFLEVHANFAKNIVVGFARINGESVGLVCNQPKYLAGGLDIDSSDKAARFIRFCDCFNIPLITFEDVTGFFPGVKQEHNGIIRHGAKILYAYSEATVPKITVITRKAYGGAYVALNSKSIGADLVFSWPNAEIAVMGPEGAANIIFAKDIAASDDPEQARQDKIDEYRDRFANPYVAAGLGMVDDVIDPRETRIKLIQGLDMLKNKEEQHPSKKHGNIPL comes from the coding sequence ATGGATATTTTTGATAAAATCAATGAGTTGTATGACAAAAGACGGCAAGTGGAACTTGGTGGGGGAGATGAACGGATTGACAAGCAACATGCCAAGGGGAAATGGACAGCACGGGAACGAATTGATTACTTGCTGGATGAGGGGACCTTTGTTGAATTAAACCCGTTTATTGAACATCGTGGCAGTGATTTTGGCATGGATAATAATCATGCCAAGGGAGAAGGCGTTGTCACCGGCTATGGCAAAATTTCAGGACGAGCTGTTTATTTATTTGCCCAGGACTTCACGGTGTATGGCGGGGCGCTTGGGGAAATGCATGGCAAAAAAATTGCTGCGGTTATGGATCTTGCTGCCAAAAACGGTGTGCCGTTTATTGGCTTGAATGATTCTGGAGGTGCCCGTATTCAGGAAGGTGTTTCATCTCTTGATGGATATGGGCATGTATTTTACCGTAACTCAATCTATTCAGGGGTTATACCGCAAATATCGGTTATTATGGGACCAAGTGCCGGCGGTGCGGTATACTCGCCTGCCATTACCGATTTTGTTATTATGGTAGAAGAAACATCACAAATGTTTATAACAGGACCTAAAGTAATTCAAACGGTCACAGGTGAAGATATTTCGTCAGAAGATCTTGGTGGTGCGCATATACATAACACCAAGAGCGGCAACGCGCACTTTAAAGCGAAGGATGAAGAAGAGGCCCTCGATGCTGTTAAGCGGTTATTATCCTATTTGCCTGACAATCACCGGGAAAAGCCAGAGCTGCAGGCTGTGGCTGATCATGACAATTACCGGCCTGACCTTACGGATATCGTCCCCTTTGAGGCAACACGCCCTTATGACGTTAAGCAAGTAATTGCTCAGGTTGTTGATGACGATAGCTTTTTAGAAGTTCACGCAAACTTTGCGAAAAATATTGTGGTTGGTTTTGCGCGGATTAACGGAGAGTCTGTGGGCCTCGTATGCAATCAGCCGAAATATCTTGCAGGCGGCCTGGACATTGATTCAAGTGACAAAGCTGCACGCTTTATCCGTTTTTGTGATTGTTTCAATATCCCTCTGATCACATTTGAAGATGTCACTGGATTTTTCCCTGGTGTCAAACAGGAACATAATGGCATTATTCGTCACGGTGCTAAAATACTTTACGCATATTCTGAAGCAACCGTTCCAAAAATCACAGTGATCACAAGAAAAGCTTACGGCGGTGCCTATGTTGCTTTAAACAGTAAGTCGATTGGGGCAGACCTTGTTTTTTCATGGCCCAACGCAGAGATTGCTGTTATGGGTCCAGAGGGAGCTGCCAATATTATTTTTGCAAAAGATATTGCAGCGAGTGATGACCCGGAACAAGCCCGTCAGGATAAAATTGATGAATATCGCGACAGATTTGCCAATCCATACGTTGCTGCTGGTCTTGGCATGGTTGACGATGTTATTGACCCGCGTGAGACCCGTATAAAACTAATACAAGGATTGGACATGCTGAAAAACAAAGAAGAACAACACCCAAGTAAAAAACATGGCAACATACCGTTGTAA
- a CDS encoding M20/M25/M40 family metallo-hydrolase codes for MFNINEERLLNTFLELVQIDSETGEEAEIAQVLKQKFTDLGLDVKEDQAKEATGHGANNLICNLKGTRSGVDSIYFTSHMDTVVPGKGIKPIVKDGYVTSDGSTILGADDKAGLAAILETIQVLQEQNISHGDIQFVITVGEESGLVGAKALNESLLNARFGYAIDSDGEVGDIVVAAPTQAKLFAAIKGKTAHAGLAPEKGVSAITVAAKAIAKMPLGRIDEETTANIGHFSGGQKTNIVCDYVEIQAEARSLVPEKMEAQVKKMKEAFESTAQQFGGEADVEVQIMYPGFSQSSGDRVVEVAKQAAKRLGHDSKLLKSGGGSDANVIAGYGIPTVNLAVGYEDIHTTNERIAVEDLNKITKLITSIIIEAAE; via the coding sequence ATGTTTAACATCAATGAAGAACGACTTCTGAATACTTTCCTGGAACTGGTGCAAATCGATTCGGAGACAGGAGAAGAAGCTGAAATCGCACAAGTTCTTAAACAAAAATTCACGGATCTTGGTCTTGATGTCAAAGAAGATCAGGCTAAGGAAGCGACCGGACACGGTGCAAACAACCTCATCTGCAACCTGAAAGGAACACGATCAGGTGTGGACTCCATTTATTTCACATCTCATATGGATACAGTCGTACCTGGTAAAGGGATTAAGCCGATTGTCAAAGATGGGTATGTCACATCAGACGGATCAACTATTCTTGGCGCAGATGACAAGGCGGGTCTTGCTGCGATTCTTGAGACCATTCAAGTATTGCAGGAACAAAATATCTCCCACGGCGATATTCAATTTGTGATTACAGTCGGTGAAGAATCCGGACTTGTCGGTGCTAAAGCACTGAATGAAAGCCTTTTGAACGCGCGTTTCGGGTATGCGATAGATAGTGATGGTGAAGTAGGAGATATTGTCGTTGCTGCTCCGACTCAGGCTAAGTTGTTTGCTGCCATCAAAGGCAAAACTGCACATGCTGGTCTTGCGCCGGAAAAAGGTGTTTCAGCCATTACCGTTGCGGCCAAAGCTATTGCAAAAATGCCGCTGGGACGTATTGATGAAGAGACAACAGCGAATATTGGCCATTTCAGCGGGGGACAAAAAACCAACATTGTTTGTGACTATGTAGAGATCCAAGCAGAAGCTCGGTCACTGGTCCCTGAAAAAATGGAAGCACAAGTCAAAAAAATGAAAGAAGCGTTTGAGTCCACTGCACAGCAATTTGGTGGCGAAGCAGACGTTGAGGTCCAAATCATGTATCCTGGATTTAGCCAAAGCAGCGGTGACCGTGTCGTAGAAGTAGCCAAACAAGCTGCAAAACGATTGGGGCACGACAGCAAATTACTTAAAAGCGGAGGCGGAAGCGATGCGAACGTGATTGCTGGTTACGGAATCCCAACCGTCAATTTAGCAGTCGGCTACGAAGATATTCACACAACCAACGAACGCATTGCCGTTGAAGATTTGAACAAGATTACTAAGTTGATCACGTCTATTATTATTGAAGCAGCTGAATAG
- a CDS encoding DNA polymerase IV — protein sequence MSTLQNKARIIFHIDMNCFYASVEMAYNPDLKGKALAIAGNPEERKGIVVTSSYEARAKGVKTTMPLWEAKKLCPELLVMRPNFDRYRAASKQLFQMLADITPLVEPVSIDEGYLDVTDVQMHPVQIAEALQKNVLDTLDLPCSIGIGPNKFLAKMASDMKKPLGITILRKRDLPVKLWPEPIETMYGVGDKTAEKLKGIKITTIGELAKADRYSLKQVLGVNGERLKNRANGIDPRPVDPESVNEFKSIGSSQTLPHDTTDEQEIVSLIHALADNVERRLKRKEAAGRTVQIMIRYDDRQTVTRSRKLQTYIDNADDIKQIACDLFFQHWNENPVRLIGVTLQEAAEKAHIAYQLDLFTYQKEEQKAKLQSVVENLSKKYGSDTFKKMDPSEGHDIRTSFQKDFLDDYRKK from the coding sequence ATGAGCACATTGCAAAATAAAGCCCGTATTATTTTTCACATTGATATGAATTGTTTTTACGCTTCTGTGGAAATGGCTTATAATCCTGATTTGAAGGGAAAAGCGTTGGCTATTGCCGGCAATCCAGAGGAACGAAAAGGGATTGTCGTAACGAGCAGTTATGAGGCACGGGCAAAAGGGGTCAAAACAACAATGCCATTGTGGGAGGCTAAAAAGCTGTGTCCGGAGTTACTCGTGATGCGTCCGAACTTTGACCGCTACCGAGCCGCATCGAAACAATTGTTTCAAATGCTTGCAGACATCACCCCTTTGGTAGAACCTGTTTCGATCGATGAAGGCTATCTGGATGTAACCGATGTCCAGATGCATCCTGTTCAGATTGCTGAAGCGTTACAGAAAAATGTATTGGATACACTGGACTTACCTTGCAGCATAGGCATCGGCCCGAATAAATTTCTCGCTAAAATGGCTTCTGACATGAAGAAGCCTTTAGGCATCACCATACTGAGAAAGCGGGATCTCCCTGTGAAGTTATGGCCTGAGCCTATCGAAACCATGTATGGGGTAGGCGATAAAACAGCTGAGAAGTTAAAGGGTATTAAGATCACAACGATAGGCGAACTCGCAAAAGCTGACAGATACAGTTTGAAACAAGTGCTTGGTGTGAATGGTGAGCGCTTGAAAAATCGAGCCAATGGGATTGACCCACGGCCAGTAGATCCTGAATCCGTCAATGAGTTTAAAAGTATTGGCAGTTCGCAAACACTGCCCCATGATACGACAGATGAACAAGAAATTGTTTCACTGATTCATGCCTTAGCAGATAATGTTGAGCGGCGACTTAAACGAAAAGAGGCCGCGGGACGGACTGTTCAAATTATGATCCGTTATGATGATCGGCAAACCGTCACCCGCAGCCGCAAGCTGCAAACCTATATTGATAATGCAGATGATATTAAGCAAATTGCATGTGATTTATTTTTTCAGCATTGGAATGAAAATCCTGTCCGGCTGATTGGCGTTACTTTGCAGGAGGCTGCAGAAAAAGCTCACATTGCCTATCAGCTTGATCTCTTCACGTATCAAAAAGAAGAGCAGAAGGCGAAATTGCAATCAGTGGTTGAGAACCTTTCAAAAAAATATGGATCAGATACGTTTAAAAAAATGGATCCTTCAGAAGGACATGATATCCGAACCAGCTTTCAAAAAGATTTTCTCGACGATTATAGAAAAAAGTAG